The following proteins come from a genomic window of Megalops cyprinoides isolate fMegCyp1 chromosome 6, fMegCyp1.pri, whole genome shotgun sequence:
- the csf1a gene encoding macrophage colony-stimulating factor 1a isoform X2 — translation MNTHKQANIFCKAKAGRQCFFLILCFHLALGEVPGPCRHSVTKDHLQKIKRLIENQLQNDCSVTYTFTERQSLSKVCYVKAAFPQVLELLNTRFQYAQNSDNYHYVLALKNLVLNIYSQKCIPEINEELEDNPVRFMKEYSSSLRETLEKIREVIQLYMELMTENNKPVDWNCEEEYAEDYPEFTTTIAQTTGATECHCSCPTLGHGTSEQMSLLDTSLWNDLPEPSFFRLHSSLPTRPPKTPMATMSPWDRQSTLREYKNHGRSEAAASSTPSIKKEDKEEMNGNIISSTKLALHGTAGFESEPASAASSDEENGDPKDTRELHSDETPPFSTSAESVQNEHDFADSIGPESGGSPSMVSSSLVQSPTQKAMSASTSGQSAHHTFLSLHHMIISSPKKSMDFSTTPIPFLQAAFESTPNKQEESTAVVVAKRSLEPGAEGFQTDSGTDAQLPQSWIPTSPPLGTSVSRETAEEMTVPTNTIGLGSQRAANRMDSDSLSEQPVEDSGMDFQNGTWGGSLISYKTAFIVASVCGGLLLIINLYCFKEQRKLKALLHSSRISETQRLTSNGTDIEMQLYETNQSGLASS, via the exons atgaacacacacaaacaagccaaCATTTTTTGCAAAGCCAAG GCAGGGCGTCAGTGCTTCTTCCTCATCTTGTGCTTCCATTTGGCCCTGGGTGAGGTGCCCGGTCCATGCAGGCACTCTGTGACGAAGGACCACCTCCAGAAAATAAAACGACTG ATTGAGAACCAGTTGCAAAATGACTGCTCAGTAACCTACACATTTACAGAGCGTCAGAGTTTG agcaAAGTCTGTTACGTCAAAGCAGCTTTTCCTCAAGTTCTGGAACTTCTGAACACTCGCTTTCAATATGCCCAGAACTCAGATAATTATCATTACGTTCTTGCACTGAAGAATCTGGTGTTAAACATCTATTCTCAGAAATGCATTCCTGAAATCAATGAGGAACTTGAG GATAATCCAGTGAGATTTATGAAAGAGTACAGCAGTTCACTAAGAGAAACCCTGGAAAAAATAAGAGAGGTCATACAGCTCTATATGGAATTGAtgactgaaaacaacaaaccagTAGACTGGAACTGTGAAGAGGAGTATGCTGAGGATTACCCAGAATTCACCACAACAATTGCCCAGACCACAG GTGCAACCGAATGTCATTGTTCTTGCCCAACTTTGGGCCATGGAACTTCTGAACAAATGTCTTTGCTGGACACCAGCCTATGGAATGATCTGCCGGAGCCCTCTTTCTTCCGGTTGCACTCCTCACTACCCACTAGACCTCCCAAAACACCAATGGCAACCATGAGCCCATGGGACCGCCAGTCTACCCTCCGTGAATACAAAAATCATGGAAGATCGGAGGCCGCTGCTTCCAGTACTCCTTCGATcaaaaaggaagacaaagagGAGATGAATGGCAACATTATTTCTTCCACTAAGTTAGCACTCCATGGAACTGCTGGCTTTGAATCTGAGCCTGCATCTGCTGCATCTAGCGATGAAGAGAATGGTGATCCCAAAGATACAAGAGAACTGCATTCCGATGAGACTCCGCCTTTTTCAACATCAGCAGAAAGCGTGCAAAATGAGCATGACTTTGCAGACAGCATTGGTCCAGAGAGTGGAGGAAGTCCCAGCATGGTTTCTTCCTCTTTAGTACAGAGCCCAACCCAGAAGGCAATGTCCGCCTCGACCAGTGGACAGTCCGCACACCATACCTTTCTCAGTTTGCACCACATGATCATCTCCTCACCTAAGAAATCCATGGATTTCTCCACCACTCCCATCCCATTCCTCCAGGCTGCATTTGAAAGCACTCCTAATAAACAGGAGGAAAGCACGGCTGTTGTGGTAGCTAAGAGATCTCTTGAGCCTGGGGCAGAAGGGTTTCAAACTGATTCAGGGACTGACGCTCAACTGCCTCAGAGTTGGATCCCAACAAGTCCCCCTCTGGGAACAAGTGTATCTAGAGAAACTGCTGAAGAAATGACTGTCCCCACAAACACCATTG GTCTTGGATCCCAACGTGCAGCAAATCGTATGGACTCTGACTCATTGTCGGAACAACCAGTCGAAGACTCAGGGATGGACTTCCAGAATGGAACCTGGGGGGGCTCACTCATCTCTTACAAGACTGCCTTTATCGTGGCATCTGTGTGTGGCGGACTACTGCTCATAATTAATCTCTACTGTTTCAAAGAACAAAGG AAACTCAAAGCACTTCTTCACAGCTCCAGAATCAGTGAGACCCAAAG GTTGACTTCAAATGGCACTGACATAGAGATGCAACTTTATGAAACAAATCAATCTG GTCTTGCATCATCATGA
- the csf1a gene encoding macrophage colony-stimulating factor 1a isoform X1: MNTHKQANIFCKAKAGRQCFFLILCFHLALGEVPGPCRHSVTKDHLQKIKRLIENQLQNDCSVTYTFTERQSLSKVCYVKAAFPQVLELLNTRFQYAQNSDNYHYVLALKNLVLNIYSQKCIPEINEELEDNPVRFMKEYSSSLRETLEKIREVIQLYMELMTENNKPVDWNCEEEYAEDYPEFTTTIAQTTGATECHCSCPTLGHGTSEQMSLLDTSLWNDLPEPSFFRLHSSLPTRPPKTPMATMSPWDRQSTLREYKNHGRSEAAASSTPSIKKEDKEEMNGNIISSTKLALHGTAGFESEPASAASSDEENGDPKDTRELHSDETPPFSTSAESVQNEHDFADSIGPESGGSPSMVSSSLVQSPTQKAMSASTSGQSAHHTFLSLHHMIISSPKKSMDFSTTPIPFLQAAFESTPNKQEESTAVVVAKRSLEPGAEGFQTDSGTDAQLPQSWIPTSPPLGTSVSRETAEEMTVPTNTIGESHDLGTTPQTPKQIRSTTNTTILPVEMSEDTPAALVNLSVRQPLDPHPPLDLLSPVPKQASVPVRTTDDKVVGPGLGSQRAANRMDSDSLSEQPVEDSGMDFQNGTWGGSLISYKTAFIVASVCGGLLLIINLYCFKEQRKLKALLHSSRISETQRLTSNGTDIEMQLYETNQSGLASS; the protein is encoded by the exons atgaacacacacaaacaagccaaCATTTTTTGCAAAGCCAAG GCAGGGCGTCAGTGCTTCTTCCTCATCTTGTGCTTCCATTTGGCCCTGGGTGAGGTGCCCGGTCCATGCAGGCACTCTGTGACGAAGGACCACCTCCAGAAAATAAAACGACTG ATTGAGAACCAGTTGCAAAATGACTGCTCAGTAACCTACACATTTACAGAGCGTCAGAGTTTG agcaAAGTCTGTTACGTCAAAGCAGCTTTTCCTCAAGTTCTGGAACTTCTGAACACTCGCTTTCAATATGCCCAGAACTCAGATAATTATCATTACGTTCTTGCACTGAAGAATCTGGTGTTAAACATCTATTCTCAGAAATGCATTCCTGAAATCAATGAGGAACTTGAG GATAATCCAGTGAGATTTATGAAAGAGTACAGCAGTTCACTAAGAGAAACCCTGGAAAAAATAAGAGAGGTCATACAGCTCTATATGGAATTGAtgactgaaaacaacaaaccagTAGACTGGAACTGTGAAGAGGAGTATGCTGAGGATTACCCAGAATTCACCACAACAATTGCCCAGACCACAG GTGCAACCGAATGTCATTGTTCTTGCCCAACTTTGGGCCATGGAACTTCTGAACAAATGTCTTTGCTGGACACCAGCCTATGGAATGATCTGCCGGAGCCCTCTTTCTTCCGGTTGCACTCCTCACTACCCACTAGACCTCCCAAAACACCAATGGCAACCATGAGCCCATGGGACCGCCAGTCTACCCTCCGTGAATACAAAAATCATGGAAGATCGGAGGCCGCTGCTTCCAGTACTCCTTCGATcaaaaaggaagacaaagagGAGATGAATGGCAACATTATTTCTTCCACTAAGTTAGCACTCCATGGAACTGCTGGCTTTGAATCTGAGCCTGCATCTGCTGCATCTAGCGATGAAGAGAATGGTGATCCCAAAGATACAAGAGAACTGCATTCCGATGAGACTCCGCCTTTTTCAACATCAGCAGAAAGCGTGCAAAATGAGCATGACTTTGCAGACAGCATTGGTCCAGAGAGTGGAGGAAGTCCCAGCATGGTTTCTTCCTCTTTAGTACAGAGCCCAACCCAGAAGGCAATGTCCGCCTCGACCAGTGGACAGTCCGCACACCATACCTTTCTCAGTTTGCACCACATGATCATCTCCTCACCTAAGAAATCCATGGATTTCTCCACCACTCCCATCCCATTCCTCCAGGCTGCATTTGAAAGCACTCCTAATAAACAGGAGGAAAGCACGGCTGTTGTGGTAGCTAAGAGATCTCTTGAGCCTGGGGCAGAAGGGTTTCAAACTGATTCAGGGACTGACGCTCAACTGCCTCAGAGTTGGATCCCAACAAGTCCCCCTCTGGGAACAAGTGTATCTAGAGAAACTGCTGAAGAAATGACTGTCCCCACAAACACCATTGGTGAGTCGCATGACCTTGGAACAACCCCACAAACACCTAAACAAATCAGAAGCACCACAAACACCACCATCCTGCCAGTGGAGATGTCTGAAGACACCCCAGCAGCATTAGTTAATCTGTCTGTGAGGCAGCCTCTTGATCCACATCCGCCACTAGATTTACTCTCACCTGTCCCAAAGCAAGCATCAGTACCCGTCAGGACCACAGATGACAAAGTGGTCGGCCCAG GTCTTGGATCCCAACGTGCAGCAAATCGTATGGACTCTGACTCATTGTCGGAACAACCAGTCGAAGACTCAGGGATGGACTTCCAGAATGGAACCTGGGGGGGCTCACTCATCTCTTACAAGACTGCCTTTATCGTGGCATCTGTGTGTGGCGGACTACTGCTCATAATTAATCTCTACTGTTTCAAAGAACAAAGG AAACTCAAAGCACTTCTTCACAGCTCCAGAATCAGTGAGACCCAAAG GTTGACTTCAAATGGCACTGACATAGAGATGCAACTTTATGAAACAAATCAATCTG GTCTTGCATCATCATGA